In Argiope bruennichi chromosome 4, qqArgBrue1.1, whole genome shotgun sequence, a single window of DNA contains:
- the LOC129966909 gene encoding plasminogen activator inhibitor 1 RNA-binding protein-like produces MNVAQGIGINNRYELFCDEDVDPLEILKKSEEEKQRRKTEKTQLKDKKPVKAAKVVPAASPKKPTESVHTKPVKDAVEVPNKMRGRQNDRPPRSIGNYQDREIEKNARNKDDQFFNNDLKDAEYRRGRGGYRGRGGRERGRGFFNNAEGRNRRVFDRHSGSDKTGVRPVDKRDGAGPNNWGDLRSEVTQAHNDENTWEEEFESGGDRPDDDHTESGKFADDGVKGENEVQDNSESKDAEQNAEEQIQEAVKEMTLDEYKREIEAKKPVHKFNIRKPGEGEDEKQWKKGYVLKKKVPLEDEEQDDDDEEEEEFGRKGQQKVLLDFQFNFTDSRRGMRGRGRGGRGGPRGGANRDTPREDRLRENRGGRGGRESSKGKGQQAAPRVDDFNDFPSLNNA; encoded by the coding sequence ATGAATGTAGCTCAAGGCATTGGCATTAACAATCGGTACGAATTATTTTGTGATGAGGATGTTGATCctctagaaattttaaagaaaagcgaAGAAGAAAAGCAAAGAAGAAAAACCGAAAAAACTcagttaaaagataaaaagcCTGTTAAAGCCGCTAAGGTTGTGCCAGCGGCATCGCCGAAGAAGCCTACCGAAAGCGTGCACACCAAACCTGTAAAAGATGCAGTTGAAGTTCCTAACAAGATGAGAGGAAGGCAGAATGATAGACCCCCGAGAAGTATTGGAAATTACCAAGACAGGGAAATTGAGAAAAATGCCCGCAACAAGGATGaccaattttttaacaatgatcTAAAAGATGCCGAGTATCGAAGAGGCCGTGGTGGATATCGTGGAAGGGGTGGACGAGAACGTGGTCGGGGATTCTTCAATAATGCTGAAGGCAGGAATCGTCGAGTTTTTGATCGTCACAGTGGTAGTGACAAAACAGGAGTTAGACCTGTTGATAAGAGAGATGGAGCTGGTCCCAATAATTGGGGTGATTTGAGAAGTGAGGTCACTCAAGCCCATAATGATGAAAATACTTGGGAAGAAGAATTTGAGTCTGGAGGTGACAGGCCTGATGATGATCATACTGAATCTGGTAAATTTGCTGATGATGGAGTAAAAGGCGAGAATGAAGTTCAGGATAACTCTGAATCAAAAGATGCTGAACAAAATGCGGAAGAACAAATTCAAGAAGCAGTCAAGGAGATGACTTTGGATGAATACAAGCGGGAGATTGAAGCTAAGAAACCAGTGCACAAGTTTAACATCCGTAAGCCCGGTGAAGGAGAAGATGAAAAACAGTGGAAGAAAGGATATGTTCTGAAGAAGAAGGTGCCATTAGAAGATGAAGAAcaagatgatgatgatgaagagGAAGAAGAATTTGGACGCAAAGGGCAGCAAAAGGTCCTGTTGGATTTCCAGTTTAACTTCACTGATTCACGCCGTGGTATGCGAGGTAGGGGCCGTGGAGGACGAGGTGGCCCTAGAGGTGGTGCTAACCGTGATACTCCTAGAGAAGATAGATTGAGAGAAAATCGTGGTGGAAGAGGAGGGCGAGAGTCATCTAAAGGCAAGGGACAGCAAGCTGCTCCACGTGTTGATGATTTCAACGACTTCCCATCATTAAATAATGCTTAG
- the LOC129966786 gene encoding uncharacterized protein LOC129966786 translates to MDVKKNRKKRQNHEKNCTNEENIYLSHDPETRSVTSDTDSYIVHEKNVSCSSSSKIWKDEDLFLPITVKTGTKPKQNLQIEKQEEKWDCFYKKYLFWRNNRINTIFKLQELLKKIHDDQLNFNKTNIMFKELNVNSRMLKKSNNSTIDFFASLGTFLTDAASGITSVAQAFNVDACNIEFKKIMEDDAEITKSLYRIRSQCLEQYRDIEEMVRCFHSVTFNDTLETVSKTLKIDDLWLDLKNGNEENPVSATINCLDRFISKNANSATVNKIYDSVEGYIDSNPAILDACKSAGKVAYGIYDTWGRDQKQREGIAAETSHIANEMIMQEEMKELCQLRSRVNNSEMIQAKLESKIEDAIDSLQSELNEISSLFNRHSEGYLLKQYPH, encoded by the exons atggatGTAAAGAAAAATCGCAAGAAAAGACAAAAccatgaaaaaaattgtacaaatgaagaaaatatctattt gTCTCATGATCCAGAAACAAGATCTGTAACTTCTGATACTGATAGCTACATTgttcatgaaaaaaatgtatcctGTAGTAGTAGTAGTAAAATTTGGAAAGATGAAGATTTATTCTTACCCATAACAGTTAAAACAGGTACTAAACCAAAACAGAATTTACAGATtgaaaaacaagaagaaaaatggGATTGCTTTTATAAGAAGTATCTTTTTTGGAGAAACAAcagaataaatacaattttcaaattgcaagagctcctaaaaaaaattcatgatgatcaattaaatttcaataaaacaaatattatgtttaaagaattaaatgttaattctagaatgttaaaaaaatcaaataattccaCAATTGATTTTTTTGCTTCTCTGGGCACATTTCTAACTGATGCTGCCAGTGGTATTACATCTGTGGCTCAAGCTTTTAATGTTGATGCAtgtaatatagaatttaaaaaaattatggaagatGATGctgaaattacaaaatcattatACAGAATCAGATCTCAATGTCTAGAACAGTATAGGGATATTGAAGAAATGGTGCGATGTTTCCATTCTGTAACTTTTAATGATACATTGGAAACTgtatctaaaacattaaaaattgatgatCTTTGGCTTGACTTAAAAAATGGCAATGAGGAGAACCCTGTTTCAGCAACTATAAACTGTCTAGAtcgattcatttcaaaaaatgctaATTCTGCcactgttaataaaatttatgattctgTTGAAGGATATATTGATAGCAATCCTGCAATTTTAGATGCTTGCAAATCAGCTGGAAAAGTTGCATATGGAATATATGATACTTGGGGTAGAGATCAAAAGCAAAGAGAAGGTATAGCAGCTGAAACTAGTCACATAGCAAATGAGATGATTATGCAAGAAGAAATGAAGGAATTGTGTCAACTTCGTTCAAGAGTCAACAATAGTGAAATGATACAGGCTAAATTGGAATCAAAAATTGAAGATGCAATTGATTCGTTGCAATCtgaattgaatgaaataagtAGTTTATTTAATAGGCATTCTGAGggttatttattgaaacaatatcCCCATTAG